A window of Mustela nigripes isolate SB6536 chromosome 9, MUSNIG.SB6536, whole genome shotgun sequence contains these coding sequences:
- the LOC132025090 gene encoding olfactory receptor 2S2-like, with the protein MEKANWSSPVAGFIILGLSAYPKLEKIFFVLILLMYLVILLGNGVLILVTILDSRLHTPMYFFLANLSFLDICYTTSSVPLILDSFLTPRKTISFSACAVQMFLSFAMGATECVLLGMMAFDRYVAICNPLRYPVVMSKAAYVPMAVSSWAIGCTASVVHTSLTIQLPFCGNNVINHLACELLAVLKLACTDISINVISMGVANVIFLVVPVLFIFVSYVFIIATILRIPSAEGRRKAFSTCSAHFTVVVIFYGTLFFMYTKPKSKDTLGNNKEDLSDKLIPLFYGVVTPMLNPIIYSLRNKDVKAAVRNLVPQKCFTQ; encoded by the coding sequence ATGGAAAAAGCCAACTGGTCCTCCCCTGTGGCAGGGTTCATAATCCTGGGGCTCTCAGCCTACCCAAAGCtggagaaaatattctttgtgCTCATCCTGCTGATGTACCTGGTCATCCTGCTGGGAAACGGGGTCCTCATCTTGGTAACCATCCTTGACTCCCGCCTGCACacgcccatgtacttcttcctggcGAACCTCTCCTTCCTGGACATCTGCTACACAACCTCCTCAGTCCCCCTCATTCTCGACAGCTTCCTGACTCCCAGGAAAACCATCTCCTTCTCAGCCTGTGCCGTGCAGATGTTTCTCTCCTTTGCCATGGGTGCCACAGAGTGTGTGCTTCTGGGCATGATGGCATTtgatcgctatgtggccatctgtaacccCCTCAGGTACCCCGTGGTCATGAGCAAGGCCGCCTATGTCCCCATGGCTGTCAGCTCCTGGGCTATTGGTTGTACGGCTTCTGTGGTACACACATCTTTGACAATTCAACTGCCTTTCTGTGGGAACAACGTCATCAACCACCTTGCCTGTGAGCTACTAGCTGTCCTAAAGTTGGCCTGTACTGACATCTCCATCAATGTGATCAGCATGGGGGTTGCCAATGTGATCTTCCTGGTGGTCCcagttctcttcatttttgtctccTATGTGTTCATCATTGCTACCATCCTGAGGATCCCCTCAGCCGAGGGGAGGAGAAaggccttctccacctgctctGCCCACTTCACTGTGGTGGTCATCTTCTATGGGACCTTATTTTTCATGTATACAAAGCCCAAGTCTAAGGATACCCTAGGGAATAACAAAGAAGACCTTTCAGACAAGCTCATCCCCCTTTTCTATGGGGTGGTGACCCCCATGCTCAACCCCATCATCTACAGCCTCAGGAACAAGGACGTGAAGGCTGCTGTGAGGAACCTGGTGCCTCAGAAATGTTTCACCCAGTGA